The genomic window GGCGGCGGCAAGGCGCCGCCGCCGGCGCCGGAGCGGCTGCGCATTCCGCTGTTCCCGCTGAAGTCGGTGCTGTTTCCCGGCGGCACGCTGGCGCTGAAGGTCTTCGAGCAGCGCTACCTGGACATGACCGCCGACTGCATGAAGCGCGAGGCGCCGTTCGGCGTCTGCCTGATCGCCAGCGGCCAGGAGGTCGGCGCGCCGGCGGTGCCGCATGCGGTCGGCACCTTGGCGCACGTCGCCAGCTGGGAGATGGAGGAGCTTGGCATCCTGCTGCTCGCAGTGCGCGGCGGCCGCCGCTTCCGCATCCTGGCGAGCGAGACCGCCGCCGACGGCCTGCTGCGTGCCGAGGTCGAGCTGTTGCCGGAGGCCGCCGGCGTCGCCGTGCCGGCGGCGCAGCGCGGGCTGCTGCCGCTCCTGGAGAAGGTGGCCTCGGACATCGGCCCGGAAAAGATGCCGCTGCCGCACGACTGGAACGACGCTGCCTGGGTCGGCTACCGGCTGACCGAGGTGATGCCGGTGCAGCTGCTCGCCAAGCAGAAGCTGCTCGAACTCGACGACGCCGTCGCGCGCCTGGAAATCCTCTTCAAGTATCTGTCCCAGCGCGGCCTGGTCAAGTAGCCGCGGCCAGCCGCTCGAGCAGCTTGCGCACCGGCGCCGGCAGCGCCGCCGATGCAGCCGCGTCGATCGCCACCCATTCGAGCGCGGCGGCGGCGTCGCAGGCCGCCGGCGGCGGCGCCGCGACCGGGCAGCGCCACGGCTGCAGCGTCAGCCGGAAATGCGTGAAGGCGTGCTTCAGCGCGGGCAGCGCCTCGGCAGCACCGAGCGGCCGCAGTCCGAAGCGCGCGGCGAGTTCCGGCGGCTGTCCTTCCGGCGGCGCCAGCAGGCCGCCCCAGATGCCGCTCGGCGGCCGCCGCTCGAGCAGCACGCGGTCGCCGGCGACGAACAGCGTGACCGTGCTCTCCCGCTCGGGGACCGCCTTCGCCGGCCGCGCCGCCGGCAGTTCGCCCTGCCGGCCGTCGCGCTCGGCGACGCACAGGCCGCGCAGCGGACACTCGCCGCAGCGCGGTTTGCCGCGCGTGCACAGCGTCGCGCCGAGGTCCATCTGTCCCTGCGTGTAGGCCTCGATGTCGGCGGCGGGCAGCAGCGATTCGGCGAGCGCCCACAGCTCGCGCTCGACCGCGGCCTGCCCGGGAAAGCCGTCGACGCCGAAGCAGCGGGCCAGCACGCGCTTGACGTTGCCGTCGAGGATGGCGCCGCGCTCGCCGAAGGCGAAGGCGGCGATCGCCGCCGCCGTCGATTTGCCGATCCCGGGCAGTTCGGCGATCAGCGCCGCCGATTCGGGAAAATTCCCGCCGTGCCCGGCGACGATCGCCTGCGCGCAGCGGTGCAGGTTGCGCGCCCGCGCGTAGTAGCCGAGCCCGGCCCACAGCTCGAGCACCGCCGCCAGCGGCGCCGCGGCGAGGCTGGCGAGGTCGGGAAAGCGCGCGAGGAAGCGCGCGTAGTACGGAAT from Azospira restricta includes these protein-coding regions:
- a CDS encoding LON peptidase substrate-binding domain-containing protein; protein product: MSWRGLFGGGKAPPPAPERLRIPLFPLKSVLFPGGTLALKVFEQRYLDMTADCMKREAPFGVCLIASGQEVGAPAVPHAVGTLAHVASWEMEELGILLLAVRGGRRFRILASETAADGLLRAEVELLPEAAGVAVPAAQRGLLPLLEKVASDIGPEKMPLPHDWNDAAWVGYRLTEVMPVQLLAKQKLLELDDAVARLEILFKYLSQRGLVK
- the mutY gene encoding A/G-specific adenine glycosylase; this encodes MNDFAARLVAWQKRHGRHDLPWQRTRDPYRIWLSEIMLQQTQVATVIPYYARFLARFPDLASLAAAPLAAVLELWAGLGYYARARNLHRCAQAIVAGHGGNFPESAALIAELPGIGKSTAAAIAAFAFGERGAILDGNVKRVLARCFGVDGFPGQAAVERELWALAESLLPAADIEAYTQGQMDLGATLCTRGKPRCGECPLRGLCVAERDGRQGELPAARPAKAVPERESTVTLFVAGDRVLLERRPPSGIWGGLLAPPEGQPPELAARFGLRPLGAAEALPALKHAFTHFRLTLQPWRCPVAAPPPAACDAAAALEWVAIDAAASAALPAPVRKLLERLAAAT